One window of the Cryptomeria japonica chromosome 7, Sugi_1.0, whole genome shotgun sequence genome contains the following:
- the LOC131033933 gene encoding (R)-mandelonitrile lyase-like, producing the protein MSSESLETDFPLMDIYQRLVVKGCNVYFNDFEKTLLEADNVLLWKDVRKNVHVYKKTPLHVIVIVQVLITMCLVFAEYPYPFMTADAKKAAAREYDYIVVGGGTAGCPLAATLSQNYSVLVLERGDSPYGNPDVEDFKGFFKLLGSAKNYPYVAQGFVSEDGVQSIRARVLGGGTAINFGFYSRASSDYIRKMKWDEKLVNESYEWVEKSSAFKQHKLFTWNSAFKDALLEARVVPYNGYTLDHLQGTKISASTFDHNGKRHTAADLLKYANPDNIVVLLNATDSPGTNPQASTMMLGRYTGIRILQERMSTMKIIQP; encoded by the exons ATGAGCTCAGAATCTTTGGAAACAGATTTTCCTCTCATGGATATCTACCAACGGTTAGTTGTGAAGGGTTGCAACGTCTATTTTAATGACTTTGAAAAAACGTTATTGGAGGCTGATAATGTCTTATTATGGAAAGACGTTCGAAAGAACGTGCATGTTTATAAGAAAACGCCATTGCATGTAATTGTCATTGTACAAGTTCTG ATTACTATGTGCTTGGTGTTTGCAGAATACCCATATCCATTTATGACAGCAGATGCTAAAAAGGCAGCTGCAAGAGAATATGATTACATTGTTGTTGGAGGAGGTACAGCTGGGTGTCCTCTGGCAGCAACTTTGTCACAGAACTATTCTGTTTTGGTATTGGAGAGGGGAGATTCTCCTTATGGAAATCCCGATGTTGAGGATTTCAAAGGGTTTTTCAAGCTTTTGGGGAGTGCCAAAAACTATCCTTATGTAGCGCAGGGGTTTGTCTCAGAAGATGGAGTACAGTCGATAAGGGCCAGAGTTCTAGGAGGTGGAACAGCTATCAACTTTGGTTTCTACAGCAGAGCGAGTTCTGACTATATTCGGAAAATGAAGTGGGATGAGAAACTTGTAAATGAGTCGTATGAATGGGTGGAAAAGTCTAGTGCCTTTAAACAACACAAGCTTTTTACTTGGAATTCTGCTTTCAAGGATGCTCTACTTGAAGCTAGAGTAGTTCCTTACAATGGATATACTTTGGATCATTTACAAGGCACCAAGATTAGTGCTTCAACTTTTGACCACAATGGAAAGAGACATACAGCCGCAGATCTTCTCAAGTATGCAAATCCAGATAATATTGTAGTTCTTCTCAATGCTACG GATTCGCCTGGTACTAATCCACAAGCAAGTACTATGATGCTTGGaag GTATACAGGAATTCGTATCCTTCAAGAGCGTATGAGCACTATGAAAATAATTCAACCTTAG